DNA from Salvelinus namaycush isolate Seneca chromosome 14, SaNama_1.0, whole genome shotgun sequence:
TTGTTTTCAGGTGAAAGAACTGCTGATCAGTGACGACTTCAAGCCCAACTGTGCCATGGTGGTCCTAGATTTCCTCATCAGACATTCCTACATACAGCCTGATACAGGTTTGCATCagtacaatcaatcaatgacatgGGATAACATAGTTATAAAAACTAGGCAGAGGCTGCGGATCTGTCGttaaccacccccccccccccccggttatTTTCCCCCCAGAACTGAATATCCGATTCATGTTCCGCGCATGTGTTATTTTACGGACACGTTTTGTTTACGTAGGTGCTGCTCACGCTCCCTTCGTTTCCTCACCCTCTTCTGAATCTTCTACCAATATGATCGACAAGATGTAGCTACGTTTCTGCCGCATATCTGAAAAGCAGAAATAAAAACCCCACTGCTATTTGAACGAACATTCCAAAGTAAATATATTTTGTAGGCTACAACCTTCTATGtctgttgtaaataagaatattgCAAAAGCACAAGCAGGGCTCGGTCTACACATTGCATTAGGGAAAAACAGTCTGGTTTAACCACACTGTACATCTGTGATGTAGCCTCATCTTTATAGTTATGCTGCCATATCGTAGCCTGAGTTGCTGAAAAATAACACTACGACTGCCACCTGTTTTGTCGATGCTTGCAATGATGGTGAACTCCCCACCTGAGTTTTGCATTGGGGCAAAACAATCTGCGTAACAGGTTAAAACTGTTATTTCGCCAGTATCACAGGATATGATTGAAATTCGCCAGAGTAGCTGTTCCACCTATGGGCAGCCGAACATTATAGGCAGCCGAAGTGTGTACagccgtggccaaaagttttgagaatgatacaaaaatgtatttccacaaagtttgctgcttcagtgtctttagatatttttgtcagatgttactatggaatactgatgTATagttacaagcatttcataagtgtcaaaggcttttattgacaattacatgaagttgatgcaaagagtcaatatttgcagttttgacccttctttttcaagacctctgcaatccgccctggcatgctgtgaattaacttctgggccacatcctgactgatggcagcccattcttgcataatcaatgcttggagtttgtgagtttttgtttgtccacccacctcttgaggattgaccacaaattctcaatgggattaagttctggggagtttcctggccatggacccaaaatattaatgttttgttccctgagccacttagttatcacttttgccttatggcaaggtgctccatcatgctggaaaaggcattgttcatcaccaagtTGTtcttggatggttgggagaagttgctctcggaggatgtgttggtaccattctttattcatggctgtcttcttaggcaaaattgtgagtgagcccactcccttggctgagaagcaaccccacgcatgaatggtctcaggatgctttactgttggcatgacacaggactgatggtagcgctcaccttgtcttctccggacaagctgtTTTCCGGATCcctcaaacaatcggaaaggggattcatcagagaaaatgactttaccacagtcctcagcagtccaatccctgtaccttttgcagaatatcagtatgtccctgatgtttttcctggagagaagtggcttctttgctgcccttcttgacatcAGGCCACCCTCAAAgtattcgcctcactgtgcatgcagatgcactcacacttgcctgctgccattcctgagcaagctctgtactggtggtgccccgatcccgcagctgaatcaactttaggagacggtcctggcgcttgctggactttcttgggcgacctgaagccttcttcacaacagttgaaccgctctccttgaaattcttgatgatccgataaatggttgatttaggtgcaatcttactggcagcaatatccttgcctgtgaagcccttttgtgcaaagcaatgatgacggcatgtgtttccttgccggttaaccatggttgacagaggaagaacaatgattccaagcaccaccctccttttgaagcttccagtctgttattcaaactcaatcagcatgacagtgatctccagccttatcctcgtcaacactcacacctgtgttaacgagagaatcactggtccttttgtggcagggctgaaatgcagtggaaatgttttttggggattcagataatttgcatggcaaagagtgACTTTGCaactcatctgatcactcttcataacattctggagtatatgcaaattggcaccatacaaactgaggcagcagactttgtaaaaatgtatatttgtgtcattcaacttttggccacgactgtagctGGAAACCAGTTTGACAGTGGAAAAATGTTAATGAAATCTAGTGATCGGTCTGCCGTAAGGACAATGGAAAAACAACATTAAATCGCTATTTAGACTGTGTCTTGCTTGTTTAATGTCTAAATATCTGCATGTACTTCCTCCTGAAAAAAGAACATGGAATCGCTACTTAGACTGCCTGTTTGTGTCATGCTTATGTTTGTAATAGCCTACTGTTACAAAAGTGTGTTGTACAACATGTCAAAGTTTGTAGACTACACCACACAGACGTCCAATCCGGAGCAGctatgaataaaaaaatatatgtagaGTATCCCGCACATCTGGCCTCTCATACCTTTAACTGTTGGGACGAGGTCAAGTAAAAGTCGGATCCGCAGCCACACCATAAAAACTATTTACAGTAGTGCAATTGTCAATAATTTAAACACCAACAACAGCAGAAGATTCAAGAAAAATCTGACCGCTATCTTTTTTTCAGAGCCCTATTACCAGGAGTTTGTTGCTGGACTCCACCACACTTTGTAAATACTGAAGTGAAAAATGTTACATGAGGGATGGTCAGATGCAGCACTCCTTTCTAGATGCCTTGATCTATTCTGTCAAATGTTCAATCTTGTACTGTTTTGGAACAGAATCATGAATAAATTCCATTCACATCTTGGGATTTCGTGTTGAGAGGCATGACACATGAAAGAACGACAACCAATCATTCCCTATAACAATTTATTTTCTTAAGAGTACTTTTAAAAAGAGGACTGAGGAAATGTGAGGGTGCATTTTATACAAAAGACCCCCCTCACAAATGACTAAGATATTATTTAAAGAAATGACTTGCGTTTAACAGTATGACATCTTGTCATAATCTTTTTCATGGATTACTAAGCATTTTACATGTTATTTTTTAAACTCTCATCCTAAAGTTACTAATTTTTGCTAAATATGCACAACTGATACAGGATAAGCCAGTAGACTCTCACAAGGTTGGTTAAACATACAGTACAAGAGGGAAAAAAAGGGAAGACATACAGTTTTAGAAAGACGGACTGGAGGGAGTGAGCAATAGGTCACATTAAAAACCCACTCCCAATAATAGCCTGGCATGCAGGCAAAAACAATCTGCAAGAGGAAAATACCAAATTTGCAAAACCTTTATCACTTAATAAaaagtcacccccccccccctttcaaaCCAAACAGTGTCTGACAGTCCTCATCAAATGTAGATTATTTATCTGGCTTGAGGCCAACTAATGATAAAACCAAATTCTAAAATTATTTTTCATTACAATACATAAACAGGTGTACAAAAATCAGTTAGTATCAATATTATTGTATGCATTTTAATATGAATTTTATAGTCAAAGGCAAATAAAAAATATGTAGCCATTTAAAATCAAAATTGCTTGTATCAAATTAACTATACAATTGGACCAATTATATCATAGGTGCTGGTCCACGCAAGATTATGATACCATAGAAGGAGATGCTGGTCCGCGCAAAGACAGGGTTAGTCTATCCATTGGGAGAACAAAGAAAATAAACACCTATGGTATGGCTGGacagaaatgaaagacaagcgCAGACACACACTGCAAGCCAGGGAGGTCAGAGTTGGGAGAACATGCACCATGATGCAACGAAACCCCCTTTTTCTCTGACAATGCTCAGCTCTATGAACCAGGGCAATAGCGCTGTGGTGAACAACCTATCATGAACACCAATTTTATCCCGTCCCTCAGAGTACACCACCCTGACAAgtttaccagagagatgttttttCTTTACCCTTCTACTTGTCCAAGACCCAATTAAAAAAAACTTAAATCATACGATTatcttatttaaaaaaacaattgGCAATCACCTTGGCCTTAAATGTAAACTCCCCTTTTCGTTACATTTGACCTTCACCGTCTCCATTTCCTTTGGCCTAGTTTAATTGTGTTATTCTCCCTCACACCCCCTTTGAAACTCACCCCACCCTTCCAGAGGCAGACTTAGGAGAGGGGTGCAGCGTTTTCCTCGGCCCAATTTGTTTCCCCCTTCCTACCCGCTCCCGTCTTTCCCCAGCTCTCTATAGCAGGAGGCAGGCATTCTTCTTTCCACGTTTCTTGGCCTGCAGCGCGGCCCTGGTGGCCATCTCAAACACCTCCCTCACACCGTCTTTCGTCTTGGCTGAGCACTCCAAGTAGCCAAACGCGTTGATGCGGTTAGCCATGTCCCGGGCCTCTTCTGGCTTCACTGGTTCCTGTTCATGTGTCAGAGGTGTAAGTGTTCAGACGTATTCTATGGTTGGCATCCATTGTGACATACTAAACCACCAATCATAACAAGTCAAACAAAAACATAACTAGCATAACTGAACAAAACAAAAACCTCAACCTGTGTATATTTAGACAATAGCAGACAATACATGAAGTGTCAGTAGCTATGAGGCAACACAACCACATTAAAACAAATGTCATGGATTGTTTAGTTTCAATGCTACATTTAAGAAATATCCTGAATGGATCAGGACAATGAGTGTTTGCTGAAATTAtaatatacatttttacaatgAATACTGTACCTGCTTCATTTTTGCTAGCTCCCGACGTGTGTGCTCGTCATTCCGCAGGTCCTTCTTATTACCCACAAGAATGATGGGTACATTTGGACAGAAGTGTTTTACTTCAGGGGTCCACTTCTCTGGGATATTCTCTGTTTCAGACACAGGGGATCATTTTAGGAAAATGCTGCTAGTGAAACAGAATAATTTGTTGCATTTACCACACATGATAGATTAACATTACAGTCACCAATGTATTACCCAAGCTGTCGGGGCTATCTATGGAAAAGCACATGAGGATGACGTCAGTGTCAGGGTAAGAGAGAGGCCGTAGTCTGTCATAGTCCTCCTGTCCAGCTGTGTCCCAGAGGGCCAGTTCCACCTAGAACCCACACAGAGCAGAAATTCacattttaatcatttagcagatgctcttattcagAGTGACTTATAGTAGAGAATGCATACACTGCTGTTTGGCCAAAAACTGTAACTTGCTCTGGAGAAATGGTGAAAACTAAGACTTCAACATAAAAATTGTGTTTTAAGTTATGTCTTAATAGCATACTGTGTGACTAACAGTACAATCTCACCTGCTTACTGTCCACCTCAATATCTGCCACATAGTTCTCAAACACTGTAGGTACGTAGACCTCAGGGAACTGGTCTTTACTGAAGACTATGAGCAGACAGGTCTTTCCACAAGCACCATCACCAACAATCACCAGTTTCTTACGGATCGCAGCCATCTGCAAGAAAATTTCTCAGTTGAAGTGCAAATCCAGCAACATTTTGAGTTTGTGATAATATAGCACAACCAAGAAAATTAAGATTTGTAAGCAAATGTGTTCATACAGCGTTAACCTGTTACTCAGACCCCCTTTGGTGGCATTTTCTAAACAATGCATAATATTGTATACTACCCTCAAAGTAAattttgttttcaaaattatAAGTCCTACAAACACAGTACTGTTAGAAAAGTATGAACTGTGGGACTCAGATAAAGGTGTCAgaaactatgtaactactacaGGGCCTGAGATACAGCAGACCATAAGAGATTTAGTCTAGATTTGAGAAAATATGTCACCAATTACTGTTTAAATATTTTACCTAAAGATGGCCTAAACATACGCAAATTCCCATGGGATCACAGACATTTTAAAAGTGCAGGGCTTTTGGAACGTGCTATACTGTCATCttacaggaatgatatactgtacatatgagtaGAAAGCTGAAGTCTACCTATCCATTTATTTAAATATATCCTCCGCCTAATTCCCAGTTCTTCCACTAGAAAGCAGTAGGAGATCACATGACGTCTCTTGGCCACTTGAAAATAGTTGCGTCTGGTTTGGGTAGTGAGTCATTGTGCCAAAATGGCTGAACGGATTTTCAAGCCTGTCATCTTAAATTACCTTCGCAATCGGGGCTTTCAAGTTATGAGGTCGTTTTTttggtataaaatacagaccgGTGAAGAAACGTAATTTATTTTCCCATTGTTAATGAGCTAGCTAAACGGCACATGTGGAGGATGCAAACAAGGTAATGTGGATGGAG
Protein-coding regions in this window:
- the LOC120059302 gene encoding rho-related GTP-binding protein RhoA-C-like, translating into MAAIRKKLVIVGDGACGKTCLLIVFSKDQFPEVYVPTVFENYVADIEVDSKQVELALWDTAGQEDYDRLRPLSYPDTDVILMCFSIDSPDSLENIPEKWTPEVKHFCPNVPIILVGNKKDLRNDEHTRRELAKMKQEPVKPEEARDMANRINAFGYLECSAKTKDGVREVFEMATRAALQAKKRGKKNACLLL